A region of Fibrobacter succinogenes subsp. succinogenes S85 DNA encodes the following proteins:
- the nusA gene encoding transcription termination factor NusA, whose protein sequence is MKNEPKVNLLDVLKEVVEDKSVDDSVILDALKKALISAARKYLHIEKKINVDIDMETNEVHVFLNVEVVDDYPDYDPNMTAEEVAEMDEGYMLVDEARDFNEDAQAGDSLYMELPTSSFGRQAIQTAKQLLTQHIRSAECQRIMDIYRSRIGTIINGTVLRLEQRNVIVDLGNKIEAELPAREQIPHERLTQGASVKAVIARVEESTKSGAQVILSRSNADFLKALLRQEVPEIYEGTVEIKAVARDSKNRRAKIAVYSRDEKIDPVGACVGMKGARVQTIVRELGNERIDIVHWDENFDVFVQRSLAPASVLKMFPVPDTDRIVIIVDDENLAQAIGKGGQNVELAGRLVDRKLDVHGEQEWSQMDEEAKNNILAPNYEDERRMRTKRLDEDRKAKAAAVKKDVNA, encoded by the coding sequence ATGAAGAACGAACCGAAAGTAAACTTGCTCGACGTACTCAAGGAAGTCGTTGAAGACAAGAGTGTCGATGATTCCGTGATTTTGGACGCCCTCAAGAAGGCTCTTATTTCTGCGGCCCGCAAGTATCTGCACATCGAAAAGAAGATCAACGTCGATATCGACATGGAAACCAACGAAGTCCATGTGTTCCTGAACGTCGAAGTTGTCGATGACTATCCGGACTACGACCCGAACATGACTGCCGAAGAAGTTGCTGAAATGGACGAAGGCTACATGCTCGTCGATGAAGCTCGCGACTTCAACGAAGACGCTCAGGCAGGCGACAGCCTTTATATGGAACTCCCGACCTCCTCCTTTGGTCGTCAGGCTATCCAGACCGCAAAGCAGCTCTTGACCCAGCACATCCGCAGTGCCGAATGCCAGCGCATCATGGACATCTACCGTAGCCGCATCGGTACGATCATCAACGGTACGGTACTCCGTTTGGAACAACGTAATGTTATCGTTGACCTTGGCAACAAGATTGAAGCTGAACTCCCGGCTCGCGAACAGATCCCGCACGAACGCTTGACTCAGGGCGCTTCTGTGAAGGCTGTGATTGCCCGCGTGGAAGAATCTACGAAGAGCGGTGCTCAGGTTATTTTGTCTAGATCCAACGCCGACTTCCTCAAGGCTTTGCTCCGTCAGGAAGTTCCGGAAATCTACGAAGGCACTGTCGAAATCAAGGCTGTTGCCCGTGACTCCAAGAATCGTCGTGCAAAGATCGCTGTTTACTCTCGCGATGAAAAGATTGACCCGGTTGGCGCTTGCGTCGGCATGAAGGGTGCTCGCGTACAGACGATTGTTCGCGAACTCGGCAACGAACGTATTGACATCGTTCACTGGGACGAAAACTTCGACGTGTTCGTTCAGCGTTCCTTGGCTCCGGCATCTGTCCTCAAGATGTTCCCGGTTCCGGATACGGACCGTATCGTGATCATCGTGGATGACGAAAACCTCGCACAGGCTATCGGTAAGGGTGGTCAGAACGTGGAACTCGCCGGTCGCTTGGTGGATCGCAAGCTTGACGTTCATGGAGAACAGGAATGGTCTCAGATGGACGAAGAAGCCAAGAACAACATCCTCGCTCCGAACTATGAGGATGAAAGAAGAATGAGAACGAAGCGTTTGGACGAAGACAGAAAGGCAAAGGCCGCAGCTGTCAAGAAGGACGTGAACGCTTAA
- the rimP gene encoding ribosome maturation factor RimP — protein MVAQEKLNSLIADACKSASVTLVEADVFRAGKRKTLRIFIDKPEGVTIDDCTNVSHFLSDALDLDPELIEGAYTLEVSSPGIDRPLKSMADFERNKGRLLRVTRSTGKPVTGELLNADEENLTLKLKGNAGEIVIPRSEVLSAKVEVEIK, from the coding sequence TTGGTCGCCCAAGAAAAACTGAATTCTCTCATTGCCGATGCATGCAAGTCCGCATCTGTTACGCTTGTGGAAGCTGATGTGTTCCGTGCTGGCAAACGCAAGACATTGCGAATCTTTATCGACAAGCCCGAAGGTGTTACTATCGATGACTGCACGAACGTGAGTCATTTCCTTTCGGATGCGCTGGACCTGGATCCCGAGTTGATCGAGGGCGCTTATACGCTTGAAGTTTCTTCTCCGGGAATAGACCGCCCCCTCAAGTCTATGGCGGATTTTGAACGCAACAAGGGGCGCCTGCTCCGTGTGACACGCTCGACGGGCAAGCCAGTGACTGGTGAACTTTTGAATGCCGACGAAGAAAATCTGACGCTCAAGCTTAAGGGCAATGCCGGCGAAATCGTCATACCGCGGTCCGAAGTGCTTTCGGCCAAGGTCGAAGTAGAAATTAAATAG